The following coding sequences lie in one Flavobacterium cyclinae genomic window:
- a CDS encoding DinB family protein, translated as MNILDTNEFAPYYANYIKLVSEQDIVKGLNLQKVEMLHFFKSIPVFKHEFQYAEGKWTVKDIILHLIDAERIFAYRALRIARNDNTALPGFEENDYVISANANDREYESLLAEYEIVRNATISLFETFSMEDLLRLGTASNHNVSVRAIGYIMLGHELHHKNIILERYL; from the coding sequence ATGAATATATTAGATACTAATGAATTTGCGCCTTATTATGCAAACTATATAAAACTTGTTTCTGAGCAAGATATTGTAAAAGGATTGAATTTGCAAAAAGTAGAAATGTTGCATTTTTTTAAATCAATTCCGGTTTTTAAACATGAATTTCAATATGCAGAAGGGAAGTGGACAGTAAAAGATATTATATTACATTTAATAGATGCTGAACGAATTTTCGCTTATAGAGCTTTGCGAATTGCAAGAAATGACAATACGGCTTTACCTGGATTTGAAGAAAATGATTATGTTATTTCAGCAAATGCTAATGATCGTGAGTATGAAAGTTTGTTGGCAGAATATGAAATCGTTAGAAATGCAACCATTAGTTTGTTTGAAACTTTTTCAATGGAAGATTTACTTCGTTTAGGTACGGCTTCAAATCATAATGTTTCGGTTAGAGCAATTGGTTATATCATGTTGGGGCATGAATTACATCATAAAAATATTATTTTAGAACGATATTTATAA
- a CDS encoding deoxyhypusine synthase family protein yields MSKGPISQFIEKHYLHFNSAALVDAAKGYEEHLLDNGKMMITLAGAMSTAELGKSLAEMIRQDKVHIISCTGANLEEDIMNLVAHNSYKRVPNYRDLSPQEEWDLLENHYNRVTDTCIPEEEAFRRLQQHLYDIWNNADSKGERYFPHEFMYQMINSGVLEQYYEIDPKDSWMVAAAEKNLPIVVPGWEDSTMGNIFASYCIKGEFKATTMKSGVEYMMWLADWYTKNCEGKGIGFFQIGGGIAGDFPICVVPMLYQDMEMHDVPFWSYFCQISDSTTSYGSYSGAVPNEKITWGKLDITTPKFIVESDATIVAPLMFAYVLGW; encoded by the coding sequence ATGAGCAAAGGACCAATTAGTCAGTTTATTGAAAAACATTATCTTCACTTTAACTCTGCTGCTTTAGTAGATGCTGCAAAAGGATATGAAGAACATTTATTAGACAACGGGAAAATGATGATAACTTTAGCTGGTGCAATGAGTACCGCTGAGTTAGGAAAATCATTAGCCGAAATGATTCGTCAAGATAAAGTACATATCATTTCTTGTACAGGAGCTAATTTAGAAGAAGATATCATGAACTTAGTTGCTCATAATTCTTACAAAAGAGTTCCAAATTATAGAGATTTATCACCTCAAGAAGAATGGGATTTATTAGAAAATCACTATAATCGTGTAACCGACACTTGTATTCCTGAAGAAGAAGCTTTTAGAAGATTACAACAACATTTATATGATATTTGGAACAATGCTGATTCTAAAGGAGAACGTTATTTTCCACACGAATTCATGTACCAAATGATTAATTCTGGAGTTTTAGAGCAATATTACGAAATTGACCCTAAAGATTCTTGGATGGTAGCTGCTGCTGAAAAAAACTTACCAATTGTTGTTCCAGGATGGGAAGATAGTACTATGGGTAACATCTTCGCTTCTTACTGCATTAAAGGTGAGTTCAAAGCTACAACTATGAAAAGTGGTGTAGAATATATGATGTGGTTAGCAGATTGGTACACAAAAAACTGTGAAGGAAAAGGAATTGGTTTCTTCCAAATTGGTGGAGGTATCGCAGGAGATTTCCCTATTTGTGTGGTTCCAATGTTGTATCAAGATATGGAAATGCACGATGTGCCATTCTGGAGCTATTTCTGTCAAATTTCAGATTCTACAACTAGCTACGGATCTTATTCTGGAGCTGTTCCAAACGAGAAAATTACTTGGGGAAAATTAGACATTACAACACCAAAATTCATTGTTGAGTCTGACGCTACGATAGTTGCACCCTTAATGTTTGCTTACGTTTTAGGCTGGTAA
- a CDS encoding DNA primase — MKRVIVDYAKLTNEILTLLVEKFPDGYDDSDVIRFKNAKNETVEAVEVRTEDTIYLVKVSTKLADRIENYDEDDIIEDDVVVVPDEKIAGLKDLDIDEDDDEDDDISNDSDDIEDAEDDEDDED, encoded by the coding sequence ATGAAAAGAGTTATTGTTGATTACGCTAAATTAACAAATGAAATCTTAACCTTATTAGTTGAGAAATTTCCTGATGGATATGATGATTCGGATGTTATTCGATTCAAAAATGCTAAGAATGAAACTGTTGAAGCTGTAGAAGTTCGTACAGAAGATACTATATACTTAGTAAAAGTAAGTACTAAACTTGCTGATAGAATTGAAAATTATGACGAAGATGACATTATTGAAGACGATGTTGTAGTAGTTCCAGATGAGAAAATCGCAGGTCTTAAAGACCTAGATATTGATGAGGACGACGATGAAGACGATGATATCTCAAATGATTCAGATGATATTGAAGATGCTGAAGACGATGAAGATGACGAAGATTAA
- a CDS encoding arginine decarboxylase, with the protein MNTKYYDLINQTFYFPQEEFTLNKDNLQFHGIDLMKLVEEYGTPLKFTYLPKISQNINRAKMWFRNAMEKHDYDAKYFYCYCTKSSHFQFILNEALKNNIHIETSSAFDINIVENLMEQGKINKNTFVVCNGFKRAQYITNIARLINNGHKNTIPVIDNFEELDLLQEEIDGKFKIGIRIAAEEEPKFEFYTSRLGIGYKDIVPFYRKQIQDNKKVELKMLHFFINAGIRDTAYYWNELLKCMKVYIALKKECPSLDSLNIGGGFPIKNSLAFDYDYQYMVDEILNQIKIACDDAEVAVPHIFTEFGSFTVGESGGALYQVLYQKKQNDRENWNMIDSSFITTLPDTWAINKRFVMMAVNRWNDTYERVLLGGLTCDGDDYYNSEQHMNAVYLPKYNKEKPLYIGFFNTGAYQETIGGFGGLSHCILPQPKHILIDKDKNGIIATEVFSEQQKAEDVLEILGYNNKKEQ; encoded by the coding sequence ATGAACACTAAATATTACGACTTAATTAATCAGACTTTTTATTTTCCACAAGAAGAATTCACATTAAACAAAGACAATCTTCAATTTCATGGTATAGACTTAATGAAATTAGTGGAAGAATACGGAACACCTTTAAAATTCACCTATTTACCTAAGATTTCTCAAAATATCAATCGTGCTAAAATGTGGTTTAGAAATGCCATGGAAAAACACGATTATGATGCCAAATATTTTTATTGTTATTGCACTAAAAGTTCTCATTTTCAATTTATTTTAAATGAAGCCTTAAAAAACAATATTCACATTGAAACTTCTTCAGCTTTTGATATTAATATTGTAGAGAACTTAATGGAGCAAGGAAAAATCAATAAAAACACTTTTGTAGTTTGCAATGGTTTTAAAAGAGCTCAATACATTACTAATATTGCAAGATTAATCAACAATGGCCATAAAAATACCATTCCTGTTATAGATAACTTTGAAGAATTGGATTTATTACAAGAAGAAATTGATGGTAAATTCAAAATTGGTATTCGTATTGCTGCTGAGGAAGAACCAAAATTTGAATTCTATACCTCTCGTTTAGGTATTGGATATAAAGACATTGTTCCATTTTATAGAAAACAAATTCAAGACAATAAAAAAGTTGAGCTAAAAATGCTTCATTTCTTCATTAATGCAGGTATTCGCGACACAGCGTATTACTGGAACGAACTTTTAAAATGTATGAAAGTTTATATTGCATTAAAAAAAGAATGTCCTTCACTTGATAGTTTAAATATAGGTGGTGGATTCCCAATTAAAAACTCATTAGCTTTTGATTATGATTACCAATACATGGTTGATGAAATTTTAAACCAAATTAAAATTGCTTGTGATGATGCTGAAGTTGCGGTTCCACACATTTTTACAGAATTTGGATCGTTTACTGTTGGTGAATCTGGTGGTGCTTTATACCAAGTTTTATATCAAAAGAAACAAAATGATAGGGAAAATTGGAACATGATTGATTCCTCTTTTATTACCACCCTACCTGATACTTGGGCAATCAACAAACGATTTGTAATGATGGCGGTTAATCGCTGGAATGATACTTATGAAAGAGTGTTATTAGGCGGATTGACTTGTGATGGTGATGATTATTACAACTCGGAACAACACATGAATGCTGTTTATTTACCAAAATACAACAAAGAAAAGCCTTTATACATAGGATTCTTTAACACAGGTGCTTATCAAGAAACCATTGGAGGTTTTGGTGGATTGAGTCACTGTATATTACCACAACCCAAACACATATTAATCGATAAAGATAAAAACGGAATTATTGCAACAGAAGTTTTTTCTGAACAACAAAAAGCAGAAGACGTTTTAGAAATTTTAGGTTACAACAACAAAAAAGAACAATAA